In Telopea speciosissima isolate NSW1024214 ecotype Mountain lineage chromosome 10, Tspe_v1, whole genome shotgun sequence, the DNA window CTGGAAATCATTTCCAGATCCAGAGCTGGGAATGGTTCCTGCATTGTTTCCTGTAATTTCATAGCATTTTCTCAATTAATCATGAGAGGACacgggagaaaaaaaaattcaatgccGTATTTGTTCTTGTAATCATGTGAAAATTTGACTTCTCTGTGGGTAGCTGAGAGAATACCAGAATTTCCTGGTGTAACGAACAGGTTGGCCTCATTTACGGGCATTTCAAAGTCCACAAGATTGATCCCTGGTGTTCCAGTACTGGAGACTTTCCATGGGAATTCATTGTTGATATGATTGGGCATTAGTTTCTCTGCGGAGACATCCCATGGCATTTTACTGTTGTTAAGGTTGCCACCTGGATTCTCCATGGGGACTTCAAATGGCTCAAAACCATCTCCACTGGGAAGATCCTTCTCCAAAGGCTTCAGAATCAAACATTATGAGAAACAGATCATTTTATATGATAAACAACCAGCCACAAAAACGAAGAATCGAATGGAGAACTTACAAATTCCATGGGGATTTGATCATCATGCGTCCTACTTGAAGGTAAAAATTGTTCTGGCAGTTGGGTTGCAGAAGTTCTTCCTGCAGGCAAGACTAGATTTTTATCATTTCGTCTGTTTCAGATCTCTAACTAATGtactttgaaaagaaaatatttggtAGACTGACCAGAATCTGAAGCATTGGTGGTTCGAAGCTGGGTGCATCTCAGCCACAGCTCCATAAGAGGTGGAGGGTAGTGGGCTTCTTTGTTTCTCTGTCCTAATAACCCACAAAGTGCCACTGGTGGGAGGTCCATAAGGTGGGTTGTCTTCATGGTAGACCTAAGATTGACATGCTGTGACAGCATGATAACCTTGAGATCAACAGCATTTGACTATACTGCATAGAGAAGTCAAAATAACATCAGAAAGATAAGAACTGGACCTTCCTTGTTGAGATGATGTCAGAAGGGTTCTCTAGCCAAGATTGGTAAGTGTGGCCTGGGATGATGGTTTGCTCATAATCCATAACAAAGCACTTTGGttcttttcttggttttctttttgttggacCACGCTTCTGTTCATTCTGCTGGGGCTGTAACAGAATGCATATGCATTTGTAGGTTAGTAGACATTCTTCATTTTCTCATGTAATGGATACAGTGCTCAACAATGTTTCAAATCAATCAACCTGAAGAGCGTCTTCAGTACCATGAGGTTCTGGATGCTGCTCTTGGACACAAGTAGCTGCAAAAGgacttaaaagaaaattactcACACCAATCTTTACATAAAAAAGAGATGGGAATGATACAGGGATCGAGTTATTCATTAGGCTGTGATAAAGCCCTAAAGAACCAGGGTCCAGATTTCAGAGCCATTGGAGTTATTTTGGTCtagtttctttaatttttcccTCAAATCCTTCTCCTCaaaaattttgtttgggaaattTCTTTCAGGATTCCCTCGAACTCGTTTCCCGCTAGCCAAGTTGGATCTCCCCAAAATCCTTCTCTGCATGCCAAGTTGGTACTGTCTCTCCCTTAGGCAATCTCACATTCCTGCTCTCAGTTTGCAAACTTTGGCCCATCTCTTTTGGAAGGACAAGGACAATAAGGGTTGTAATTTcggttctattttattttcatatgtTGTTTCAATCTAACAGActgaattttaaattttccATGACCTTAGATATGCTTTTTTCCTTCACTGTGGTGTAATATCTTCTATTCAATTTTCTTGGTTGGCTAAATGTGGTGTTACCTGTTTATGATAAATTGCAGCaacaatcttcttttttttttttcttttttcttttttctgttaatttattttctaattATAGTTGGTGTTATTCTACAACTTAAGAGTAAATCTATGGAAGGATGACGTAGCACaatccacctttttttttttttttttttttgggagggggggatgTTTTCTGTGCATAAGAAAATGATTTTTTGCACTTTGGTTTCCTTTTTGTCTTTAATTTTCATACATCAGtgtcatttaaaaataaaaataaaaactgcaaCAGGGAAAATTTATCTGTAAGATGAGATTTAGACCAAACATCTGCTTTCATTCTGATTTATAACTATTCAATTGGATACATCCACATCATTCTTCAGTCTTCTTCCATGCCCCTTGATTCTTTACAAGTCATGGATGAAAAAAACAAGACACCCTCTTAACAGACATAGAGCTGATCATCGCAGGATAAATTTTAAGAATTTTTCCTAAGGGAATCGAATATCAATAAGGCTATCTGCATATGAGTTCCCCATGAAAATCAGCAATTTGCAAAAGGTATGTTTCATGCCTATAGGCCTAACACAAAATTAGGTGAGTGTTAAGTGGATTAAGATCTTGATCTTTCAAAGGAAGCTGCAAACAGGGAAGGCATTgaatttcttatatatatattgctaaCCTGGTTGAGGCTCCTCTTGAGGAAGTGGTGAGGAGACTAGAGTCATCGGGACTGGTGAGTGCTCTTGAGGACTTGAGTTCAATTGTGtgcattcatcttcttcaatatcAAACCTGAAAAGGTTCAGCCCTGTATGGTTAATTGAAAAATAGGAATGCTCTCTAGCTGAGCAAAGAACAGAGTATATACAGAACTTGAATATGAACACCATGCATCTTTAAAAGTTGGTACTAAAACTGCACGCAGCTTATTGGTGTCCTACCGCTGAAAGTGATTATATAGATTTGCATCCATCCGGTATGAATCAAAAGGATCCAATAATGTGATGTTAATAGCATCAGCTGAAAAAGAGAATCAATGATATAGAACTtagtatttgaaaaaaaaaatttgtgatgGTAATAactttaaagaaagaaaaaacacccAGGAATGAGAAAGTATAGTAGAAACCTTGATGGTTATGTTTGGAGAGATCATCACCTTCAGCACAGTTGCTAATGTCGGGAATGTCAACTTCATCCAGTCGCTGCATGGTATGGACAAAATAACTAAATCAATAGTGGTCATTCCTAAATTGGCTTAATAcgactggaaaaaaaaatgatcaaaatagaaatcattttTCTTATTCCATAGTGATTCAAGGGGAGTTTCATTTGTGAATGAAGTTACATGACACAATTCTTATTGAAACAGAAGCAACTACAGAAGATTTCATCACAAATGTCGCAAATATAAGGAAAAGAATGACAAATACTTATCCTAGAAAAGATTTCATCACAAATATCGCAAAACAGTTCTTATTGTTATTACTTTATTCGAAAGTTGTGCAATGAATCTCTTGGTTTGGAATCACTGGATGAGTAGATGTTATAGATgattaatcaatttttttcctatttctggAGAGTTGTTAGTGTTGTCTATGATTTAAATGAAAAAGGGGTCAACAACCACAGAATCACCTTAAGGATTTCAACAAAACCCTAACTTAAATTGAGactgtttaattaaatggtttaagCCGAACCTGATCATTTAACCGAATAAATCGTGTAACGCTCTcaaatgtacataaatgtgtctATATCAAACAAAAATCGTTTACCAAAATCGAACCGCACCGAACCGTTTAAAATCGAAACATGAAACTATtcaataaatggttcgattatggtttcaaaataaGATCATTTAATTAAGCGGtttaaaccgaaccaaaccatttaacacccttactttTTAACTATATAATCTGAGCTTTGGCAGCTAATATGGTATAACAAAATGGCATTTTAGGTGTGCAGGGAATGTTCAAGTATGTGAACAACTCACAGTCGTTCAGAAGGAATCTATTCTGTGGGATTGTTCCATCTGAATGGCTGTGAatcgttcacgtacgtgaacatttaCCCCCTCGCATTTTAGTGGCATTCCATAAAAACacttaaacaaaaatgaaattaaaaatgaGTTAGATATAAAAGCAGACCATGGCATACCATatttatcacaaaaaaaaaaaagacacatgGCATACCATGGAAAAATGCCTATAATCCGATGGATCACCAACGCCGAGCTCCATTTCTTCGTGATGATCTGGCAGGGTGACAGCTTCGTACCTGTAAGAACAAGTAGACAGCATCTTCGTAATAATGACAGCTTAGCCGAACATTAAGCTCTATAGAAAAAGAAGACTCAAGAGATACCCTGCACAAGGTGCGCAGTCCGCATATTCGATCACCAATAACACGCTTGCTTACAGTTACTGTGAAGATTAATTGGCTAAAATACGCTGTGTGTGAAATACTGACATAAACAAAACTAAACATTGACAGGTTACGTTCTAACATGCGCCGTTCTGTAATAGACGATACTCATAACTTTTAACAGAGGAGAAGCTTAAAGCCTAAGACTTACTTGGCCTGACATTTTCCTTTGGGAAGGACGTTACGATCCGAAACGGATTTCACTTTCCATGCTTCGTTGATCTCAACCTgagaatttcaatttcagagaGCAAATGGATTACCGGAGGTGAATAAAAGAGTAGTTCATAAAAaactagaggaagaagaagaaaggaatcgGAAATCTCATGGACGTACCAGTAGACGTTGAACATCGTCTGAGAAGAACAAGATATGGAAAATCAACACTAATAAGATAAGTATGAACAGAGAAATTTAAATGCGAAATGTAAAATTAAGGAAACAAAGCTTACCGTAGAGTATCTTCACCTTCCGCTCGTAGACGATCACCACTCCACCTAAAATCACGCAGAGAAATCAAAATTGATTATAAGCCAATCATGCAAAGGTTGCCGGATAAATGCCTACCCATGAGTATGCCAGAGAGTCGGAGAGCCATCGGAACTGCCGGATTCAATATTTCTTCGCTGCAAATTGATGAAACGAAGCGAAGAGGGacaagaaatcaaaattgatcGATTCTAAGCAATTAAAGTCATTAAGGTGGAAATTGCAAATTAATAACACCGAGGCGAAGAGGAAAACCGAACCAGATCTTAACTAAATTGAGCTTATTAAGCTTCCTCCTGTTGATCTTGGCATGCAACGTCGCAGCCATCCTTCATTacagaaaaaatgaaaattcagaCCAAATCGGATCGGAGTTCCATTTTAtccaaagaataaaaaagggaaatacGAAATCAACAGAAATTACTAACCAGATCTGCCCCAGAGGAGCTTTTCTCGCTAGAAGCTGGTGAGAGTAGAACATTTTTTCGTCAgtttcttcttcgtttcttcAAGTCAAGACAAGAACACTGAAACTAAGACTGAATCGAGCAATCGATCGAAACGTTACTTAAAAACgaagaaacagagagagcgAGCGAGCGAGCGAAAGAGAGAGAATTGTGTTTGAAACACACCGACAGAGACAACGAAAGTGCGGAATGCGTGGGAGAAGAAAGTTCTCTGCTACTAATACTGAAAGATGTGAGCGAGTGAATAAAGTGAGAGTGAGAGACGAGATTGAGAAGTGAGGAAGCAGTGAGCACAACCAACGTGCATGGTCTATAGGACAAACGTCTCTTTCTAAcaacttctttctttctttctttctttttttttttttttttttttgggaagaagaaaagaatttaattaattattagagGACAACGTGCATGGTGTATGGCCTCCTACATCTTTGGAAACAAGATGGAACAGGGGTTGGGGGAGGAAGTCTATACAAAAGACAATCTCTGCTGGAGATTGGGCAAAATTGGCGAGCCAGTTCGCACAGTGGTTCTCCTTCCTGTGGCAAAAATGGAAGGAGGTAGACCAAGTGGTGTCAGCTATAAACTTTATGTGATGAAGGGTATCCCAGACTTGCCAATGAGAAGAAATGGAGCTGAGAATGCCCTCGATGGCTGATTTGGAGTCTGAAAAGACGATCAGATTAGAGTATCCCAACTCAACAGTTTTCCGAAGACCGCACAGAATAGCCTGGAATTCAGCTTGGTAGATGTTGATAGACGAAATAGCCTCAGCGACTGCAAAAATAGGGGCACTAGTAAACGATCTGCCGGTGCATCCATAGCCTCCTAGGTCATCTCGCAGAGATCCATCGCAGTTTATAGCTATTGTGCCTAAAGGGGGATGCTGCCATCTATGGAAGGAAACTCTCTTCCACGAGAGATTGACCGGAATGCCCCAAGAATTGAAAAAATTCCTGTTATAGGGGTTGTTTATAACCTTTCCTTGGTAGCTAGAGAATCGAAGCTATGTGTCATGGATGATCCGGCTTTTGATCGTTTGAATTGTCTCTGTGCAATTGGAATAAATTCTAGCATTGCGCTCTCTCCAAATCATGTATACAGTAGCACATAAGCTAAATTTCTTGACAAGGCTGAGGCAGCTACTTTCCTTTAAAATGTTGAATGATCCACGAAAGCTCGTCAACCTAGAAGTTAAATGGCGCTCTAGAATATCCATTGATGCGAAGAACAGCCTTCCAGATGGAGGATCCAAAGGGGCAGTTGCATAGGAGGTGTTCAAAAGATTCATTAGCTATTCCACATAAGGGGCAAGATTGGTCTTGGGTGACTCCCCAAGCAAACAGTTTATCCTTGGTTGTTAGAGCATGCCGAAGACCGAGCCAAGTGACAAAGCTGAATCGAGGCATCTGACATTTAAACCACACTAGATCATACCATCGAACCTAAGTGGAGCGGGATCTAAGAGTATTCCAGTAGGAGGCTTTAGAGAAGACACCCTTGGGATTGGGATTCCAAATGACAGTGTCCCGAGGTAGcctaggatatatatatatatatatatatatatatatatatatatatatatatatatcttgcaCCTTTTGATCTCACCCCAAGAAGAACAGAGCAGGGTATCAAAGGGGGGATCCGGGAGCCATTTGGAGTTTGAGATTAGAGTGGAAACTCTATTAGTAGAAGCTCTTTCGAGAGCAGCCGAGATGAGGATTCCAGGTTGGCCAAGGGCTTGATGGTTAAGCCAAGGATCGTACCAGAGGGAAATTTCAGAGCCATCGTGGATCAAGTACGAGATATTTTTTAGTAACAAAGGGCGAAGGTGAAGAATGCTCCGAAGGGTTGGGGAGGCATTAGTTGGAGCAGCAATGTCCCAGATGGAATTTTGTCTAAGCCACCTCTACCTGACCCAGGTAACCCATAGAGAGGGCTTGTTGGAGATGATCGCCCAGAGATGCTTAGCCAAGGTTGCAGAGTTACTCTCGGCAACTCTTTGGACCCCTAGACCGCCTTCTTTGAAAGGAATGCAAACATCTTTCCACGCCACTTTCCTAATTCCCTTGTCGTTGTGGCCATACCACAAAAATTTAGTCAGGGTACTCTCAATCTCTGAAACATTCATGGTTGGAAGCTTGAGCACTTGAATCCAATAGGAGACCACCCCATCaggacagacttgatcagcTGAAGCCTGCCAGTGAAGGAGAGCAGCTCTCCCTGCCAAGGGTAAGCTGGCGGGATAGGTGGGATAGAAGAGGAGAGTAGTCAAAGTGGCTTAACCGCTTGGAGCAGAAGGAGATGCCAAGGTACCTTATGGGAAAGGAGCTTTTACCAATGTGGAAGACGTGACAAATGGAAGATTGGGTGAGGTTGTCAcaattggagaagaagagatcagaTTTCTAATGGTTGATGCAGAACCCCAAAATGGAAGCGAAGTGCTGAAGGGTATCATGGACTCCCTTGTCAGAGGCAAGGGTTGCTTTGCTGAAAATGAACAAGTCGTTTGCGAAGCACAAATTAACCAGCCTAGAGTTGTGACAGTCTTTGTGTGGCTTAATCAGGTTGGAATCAACAGCTACATCGAGAAGATCAGTAAGGTGCTGCATCGCAATGAGAAAGatgaggggggagggggcaCCCTTGGCGCAATCCTCGATTTCCCCATAATTGCTCCGATTGGGTGCCATTAATAATGACCACAAAGCTAGGCCAGGTAATGCATCCAACAAGCCAGGCGATGAAGCGAGGGTGGAAACCAAGGCCCTGGAGAAGGGTAAAGATGAAACTCCACTGGATTGAGTCGAAAGCTTTCCTGATATCAAGTTTGGCGGCAAATCTAGGCATCCCCTTGTGAGGTGGTACTGATGAAGGAGCTGCTAACAAAGAAGAATGTTATCAGTGATATTACGACCTTTGATGAATGCCACTTGGTTTGGTTGGACCAGCTTATCCAAGGACTCTTGAAGGCGATTGCTGAGGATTTTAGCTATGAATCGATAAATAATGGGGCTGATGAAGATGAGACGGTAATCACTAAAGTGATTCGTCGATTCAGATTTCAGAATGAGGACGATCCTGGAGATTTTGATCTCTTGCAATAGGTTTTGATTTTAGAAGTAATCAAGCATACTTTACATAGGTCTAGACCTGTGATTTCCCATGTAGATTTGAAGAATCTAGGCCCGAAGCCATCCGTGCCAAAGGTCATGTCATTACCATACTTAAAAATGATGTTCTTAATCTCAGCAGTAGTGATAGGCCTGACCATGTGATCCGATTAATAATGTATGGTTAATTAAAAAATAGGAATACTCTCTAGCTGCTAACCAAGCAAAGAACAGAGTATATACAGAACTTGAATATGAACACCATGCATCTTCAAAAGTTGGTACTAAAACTGCACGCAGCTTATTGGTGTCCTACCTCTGAAAGCGATTATATAGATTTGCATCCATCCGGTATGAATCAAAAGGATCCAATAATATGATGTTAACAACATCAGCTGAAAAAGAGAATCAATGATATAGAACTTagtatttggaagaaaaaaatttgtgatggtgataactataaaaaaaaaaaaaacacccaagaATGGAGAAGTATAGTAGAAATCTTGATGGTGATGTTTGGAGAGATCATCACCTTCAGCACAGTTGCTAATGTCGGGAATGTCAACTTCATCCAGTCATTGCATGGTATGGacaaaataactaaataaatagTGGTCATTCCAAAATTGGTTTCATAcgactaaaaaaagaaaaaaaaattgatcaaaaTTGAAATCATTTTCATTATTCTATAGTGATTCCAGGGTTGTCTAGTAGGAGAAAGACGATGGCTTCTCCTGGCCGGACTTCTGTCATGATGACGGCTACCAGACTCATTACTCGTGATCTCATCCGAGAGGTCTTCAAGCGTGGCGAAAGGGTTATCCAAGTGTATTCCCGATGATGACGAATTAGCCAGAGAGGTATCACCGATGGTGGACGAGGTTAAGGGAGGTGAACCAGAGGAGGTGGGGGCAAGTTGGGGGTTATCGATGGGTTTATGGACATATGTGGGTTTCTGGCTGAGGAGGTTTGAGCCTTTTTGGGGTGCCTTGGGCTAGATGGATGGGCTTAAAGGAGCTTTGCTAAGATAGGTTAATACTGGCTAGGCTCATATTGGGCCTGTCTTTTGGTTAATGGTTGCGTTGGTTGGGCATGGGCCTAGGTAGAGTGGGTAGGGTTGTTTAGGGTTGGTTCTTggtggatttgggtttggttttggttattCAGGACTTGGATTGATTGGACTTGGTTCAGAGAGGGTGGTTCGAAGGGGCCAAGGTTAGGGTTTCCGAAAAGCTCCAAAGGGGCTCCTCCCATTGTCGCTTTTCTCCCGAGAGAGTTGGCACCGCCATGGCAAGGTCAGTCGGAGGCTCACCCATGCTCTCATCGACTATCTCATCTCTATTGACTGCATCAGCTTGAGGATTCCTCATCGTTGCATTCTTTCATCCTTTATGCTTCCTGGCCACGTCCTGCCATTCACCCGTGGTTCTCTAGACCTCCGACGCCTTGGTGCTGACCAAGAGAGGGCAGTTCTGGTCGGAGTGTTCAAATATTTTGCACTTTGGATAAAAGGGGGCTTCCATTCGTATTCTAGAGGCTGCGTTATGTGCATACCGTCATCCATGATGGTGATAGAGTCTGGTAATCCCTCCACCTCCTTGATGAGGATGCACATCAGGGCATAGGAGAGGCGCTCGCGATTTATGGTCGTGATGTCGGCAAAGAGGGGCTTCCCTGCCACAGAGGCAATTTTTCCCAGGCTTTCCCATAGGTGCAAGCTAAGCCCTCTTAGTCTAACCTAGATGGGGAGTTCAGAGACTTCAAGCCTGGTAAGGGAGCACTCTGGCGACCACTGTCAGATGAGGGGTCTAGGGCTGAAGTTCCAGGGCCCCTCCTTAAGGATTTGATGGCTAAACTCCGGTCCTTGGAAGTCAAAAATGAACACACCTCTGTCCAAGTTGTAGACTTCCATCGTGCCAACGTGCTTCCATCTGCTGGTGACGAACTTCTTCATGGCTGCATAGGATGGTTTTGGCCCAAGGATGAACCCAACCAAAGCTCCTTCCCATCTGTCTCGTTCGGATTCAGTTTCCTTGAATAAGCAGTGGGCAATTTTTTCACCATCAATGATTTCATTCATTTCAAGCGGAGTATAGTCTAACTCCATTCCTTGGGATCTGGGGTTGGGCCAGGAGAAGAGACTCACTTAGAGTTTATGGGGGATGGCAGTATGATTAGAGGAGGGGACCCCCAAATCTGGGGATTTGTCGGAATCCATGgttagagaaaaagagaaggtttGTTAAACCCGAAATGAAGCTATCTCTTGTTGTTGCCCCATCTCTTTCTAACATTCCTAAAACGGATTTTGGAGGGGAAAAaggtcttttttttctttttaattttagttttgagGGAATAACCAGATCTTCTGCAAATAGAATATGGATGAAATCATTGAAATGATAGGGTGATCGCAACTAACTTACAAAATGGAAAACTGATGAAATTCGACTGGTATACCACGTCATCTCACACAACACCatatggtttgaggtatcggtattgtatcgggTGATACGTATTAGTTTTGCAAGTTAGCAATCCTGTTATCGTATCGATGGCATGACAaggacaaagggtaaaatagtcacaaatttatttattttttaatttaggGATAACAATTTGTCTGATACGACCAATCCAAGCCGTTATTGTATCAATATCGTTCAATATTTTAGGTGACTGGTACCAGATCCAATACCATACACTAAAATCATACACCACAATGTAACTGATTACATcgtgcattaaaaaaaaatcctctccaatttcctAAAAATGCAGTGCGGTCTGGTGGAGTGGGTAGGGTCGTTTAGAGTTGGTTCTTggtggatttgggtttggttttggttattCAGGACTTGGATTGATTGGACTTGGTTTAGAGAAGCCGGTTCGAAGgggctagggttagggtttcctAAAAGCTCTAGAGGGGGCTCCTCCCGTTGTTGCTTTTCTCCCGAGAGAGTTAGCACCACCATGGCAAGGTCGGTCAGAGGCTTACCCATGCTCTCATCGGCTATCTCATCTCTATTGACTGCATCAGCTTGAGGATTCTTCGTCGTGGCATTCTTTCATCCTTTATGCTTCCTGGCCACGTCATGCTATTCACCCGTGGTTCTCTGGACCTCCGACGCCTTGGTGCTGACTAGGAGAGGGCAATTCTGGTCGGAGTGTCCAAATATTTTGCAGTTTGGACAACAGGGGGCTTCGATTCGTATTCCAGAGGTTGCGTTATGTCCATACCGTCATTCATGATGGTGATAGAGTCTGGTAATCCCTCCGCCGCCTCGATGAGGATGCATATCCGGGCATAGGAGAGGCGTTCGATGTTTGTGGTCATGGCGTCGAAAAAGAGGGGCTTCCCTGCCACAGAGGTAATTTTTCCCAGGCTTCCCCATAGGTGCAGGCTAAGCCCTCTTAGTCTAACCCAGATGAGGAGTTCAGAGACTTCGCGCCTGATAAAGGGAGCACTCTGGTGACCACTGTCGAAGGATGAGGGGTCTAGGGCCGAAGTTCCAAGGCCCCTCCTCAAGGATTTGATGGCTAAACTCCGATCCTTGGAAGTCGAAAATGAACACACCTTTGTCTAGGCTTCAGACTTTTACCGCGCCAACGTGCTTCCATCTGTTGGTGACGAACTTCTTCATGGCTGTATAGGATGGTTTTGGCCTAAGGATGTAGCCAACCAAAGCTCCTTCCCATCTGTctcactcggattcagtttccTCGAATGAGCAGCGAGCAATTTTTTCGCCATTAATGATTTCAGGCGGAGTATAGTCTAACTCCATTCCTTGGGATCTGGGGTTGGGCTTGGAGAAAAGACTCGCCCAGTGTTTCTAGGGGATGGCAGTATGATTAGAGGAGGGGACCCCCGAATCTAGGGGTTTACCGGAATCCATGGTCGGAGAAAAATGGAAGGTTTGTTAAACCCGAAACGAAGCTCTCTCTTGTTGTTGCCCCCTCTCTTTCTAACATTCCTAAAACGGATTTTGGAGGGGgaaaatgtttttgtttttctttttaattttaatttttcgaGGGAATAACCAGATCTTCTGCAAAGAGAATATAGATGAAATCATTGAAATGACAGGGTGATTGCAACTAACTTGCAAAATGAAAAACTGATGAAGTTCAACTGGTATGTCACGTCCTCTCACACAGCAccacatggtttgaggtatcggtattgtattggGTGATACGTATCAATTTTGCAAGTTAGCAATTATGTTACCATATCGATGGCATGGCACAgacaaagggtaaaacagtcaaaaatttatttattttttaatttaggGGTAACAATTTGTCAGATACGACCAATCCAGGTCGTCACTGTATCAATATCGTTCGGTATTTTAAGTGACTGGTACCCGATCCAATACCATACACTAAACTCATGCACCACGATACAACTGATTACATCTtgcacagaaaaaaaaatcctctccaatttcctAAAAATGCAATGCGGTGCAGTTCTGCTCTGAGAGctggacacgtggaagatggTTAAATCCAACGGTGCCATGCtcgagaaagaaaacaaaatagcaGGTCAATCGAGCTCGGCACCGTTAGATTTagcatcttccatgtgtcgaggTTTCTACCCCCGAACGGCATCGCCActacacttttagggaattggaaaaGATTTTAATCCATCTTGCATGGGATGGAATTTTAGTTGTTGGGCACGTGTTTGAGCTTAGCAAAATTTTCTCTTGCTCATACATTCatttattgtaattttagaTTTTTGTAGGCCCATCATTTTATCACCTTGGTGGTGAGCTTAGCGATGATTAGGAGTgaaacagggtcgggctgggctgggtttttaaaaaccctagctcaaccctgagtcctcttagctcaatcCAAGCCTAACCCGGTCCTAGGTTGGGTTGAGATaactcagcccaagcccaaccctatCGGGCTCAGTCTAGCCCAGTCCaaccttgattgaccctgatta includes these proteins:
- the LOC122643715 gene encoding sister chromatid cohesion 1 protein 1-like, with amino-acid sequence MELDYTPLEMNEIIDGEKIAHCLFKETESERDRWEGALVGFILGPKPSYAAMKKFVTSRWKHVGTMEVYNLDRADVVNIILLDPFDSYRMDANLYNRFQSEEILNPAVPMALRLSGILMGGVVIVYERKVKILYDDVQRLLVEINEAWKVKSVSDRNVLPKGKCQAKYEAVTLPDHHEEMELGVGDPSDYRHFSMRLDEVDIPDISNCAEGDDLSKHNHQADAINITLLDPFDSYRMDANLYNHFQRFDIEEDECTQLNSSPQEHSPVPMTLVSSPLPQEEPQPATCVQEQHPEPHGTEDALQPQQNEQKRGPTKRKPRKEPKCFVMDYEQTIIPGHTYQSWLENPSDIISTRKSNAVDLKVIMLSQHVNLRSTMKTTHLMDLPPVALCGLLGQRNKEAHYPPPLMELWLRCTQLRTTNASDSVLPAGRTSATQLPEQFLPSSRTHDDQIPMEFPLEKDLPSGDGFEPFEVPMENPGGNLNNSKMPWDVSAEKLMPNHINNEFPWKVSSTGTPGINLVDFEMPVNEANLFVTPGNSGNNAGTIPSSGSGNDFQIHIQELKLHSGRSSRKRPYSSSHGHSNLESVAEEPSAPFDEQGFKLPGVYENGPTPDHELLVETGPTPSQHRIVNHPVDKITDSMRKYLKTHFDMPGVPQVESLNHLAFEMERRKAAQLFYQTCVLATRDFLRVEQTIPYGDILISRGSKM